In one Oreochromis aureus strain Israel breed Guangdong linkage group 2, ZZ_aureus, whole genome shotgun sequence genomic region, the following are encoded:
- the gfra4b gene encoding GDNF family receptor alpha-4 isoform X1: protein MDLWGVYLFHLITLALLEVVHASRDCLVAGDSCSSDETCSPRLRTLRQCVAGNGSMKLGPGARSQCASAVSALLSSPLHGCQCKRGMKKEKNCLSIYWSLHQSIIHGLNLVESYPYETVERDYNYVRLASISADSDVGMTTVNRCLDAAKACNVDDLCQKLRTEYVSACIKPTAKSGLCNRPKCNKALRRFFDRVPADYTHELLFCPCTDTACAERRRQTIVPSCSYETVDKPNCIAQMRICKADYVCRSRLAQFQYDCEPSKTSASGCKQENYGACLLAYTGLIGSTITPNYVDNSTSSVAPWCSCSASGSQREECENFLGYFTDNICLSNAFMMFGRESDQQPTHSQYSTTSQGRRENSSTTSPPGTIETMRNILDTIIPTQVLGNELLVGHSTMSSNSLLNAASPHSLMLQAACSLLLLLLQILINER, encoded by the exons CTCTGTTAGAGGTTGTACATGCCAGCAGAGACTGCTTGGTGGCCGGAGACTCATGCTCGAGTGATGAGACTTGTAGTCCGCGTCTTCGTACTTTGCGCCAGTGTGTGGCAGGCAATGGCAGCATGAAACTGGGCCCGGGTGCCAGGAGCCAGTGTGCCAGTGCAGTGTCTGCTCTGCTGTCCAGTCCTTTACATGGCTGCCAATGTAAACGAGGaatgaagaaggagaagaactGTCTAAGCATCTACTGGAGTCTGCACCAGTCTATCATACATG gaCTCAACCTAGTGGAGAGTTACCCTTATGAGACAGTGGAGAGGGATTACAACTATGTCCGCTTGGCCTCTATTTCTGCTG ACTCTGATGTTGGCATGACAACTGTGAATCGCTGCCTGGATGCAGCCAAGGCTTGCAATGTGGACGACTTGTGCCAGAAGCTCCGCACAGAATATGTCTCGGCTTGTATCAAACCCACTGCCAAGTCAGGCCTGTGCAACCGGCCCAAATGCAATAAGGCCCTGCGCAGGTTCTTTGACCGTGTTCCTGCTGATTATACACATGAGCTGCTCTTCTGCCCATGTACGGACACAGCCTGTGCAGAGCGTCGAAGGCAGACCATTGTACCCAGCTGCTCATATGAAACGGTGGATAAACCCAACTGCATTGCACAGATGAGGATCTGCAAAGCTGACTATGTGTGCAG gtCTCGTCTGGCACAATTTCAGTATGACTGCGAACCGTCCAAAACATCTGCCAGTGGCTGCAAGCAAGAGAACTATGGAGCCTGCCTCCTCGCCTACACAGGGCTTATAG GAAGTACAATAACTCCCAACTATGTTGACAACTCCACGTCCAGCGTAGCCCCATGGTGCTCATGCTCAGCCAGTGGGAGCCAGAGAGAAGAGTGTGAGAATTTCCTGGGATATTTCACAGACAACATCTGTCTCA GTAATGCGTTCATGATGTTTGGAAGGGAATCAGACCAACAGCCGACTCACAGCCAGTACAGCACAACCAGCCAAGGCAGAAGAGAAAACAGCAGCACCACCTCTCCACCCGGAACCATAGAAACTATGAGGAACATTCTGGATACAATAATACCAACACAG GTCTTGGGAAATGAATTACTGGTGGGCCACTCCACCATGTCATCTAACAGTCTCCTAAACGCTGCCTCACCTCACAGTCTAATGCTTCAAGCTGCCTGCAGCCTTCTGTTGCTACTCCTTCAAATCCTTATCAATGAACGCTAA
- the gfra4b gene encoding GDNF family receptor alpha-4 isoform X2, whose amino-acid sequence MKLGPGARSQCASAVSALLSSPLHGCQCKRGMKKEKNCLSIYWSLHQSIIHGLNLVESYPYETVERDYNYVRLASISADSDVGMTTVNRCLDAAKACNVDDLCQKLRTEYVSACIKPTAKSGLCNRPKCNKALRRFFDRVPADYTHELLFCPCTDTACAERRRQTIVPSCSYETVDKPNCIAQMRICKADYVCRSRLAQFQYDCEPSKTSASGCKQENYGACLLAYTGLIGSTITPNYVDNSTSSVAPWCSCSASGSQREECENFLGYFTDNICLSNAFMMFGRESDQQPTHSQYSTTSQGRRENSSTTSPPGTIETMRNILDTIIPTQVLGNELLVGHSTMSSNSLLNAASPHSLMLQAACSLLLLLLQILINER is encoded by the exons ATGAAACTGGGCCCGGGTGCCAGGAGCCAGTGTGCCAGTGCAGTGTCTGCTCTGCTGTCCAGTCCTTTACATGGCTGCCAATGTAAACGAGGaatgaagaaggagaagaactGTCTAAGCATCTACTGGAGTCTGCACCAGTCTATCATACATG gaCTCAACCTAGTGGAGAGTTACCCTTATGAGACAGTGGAGAGGGATTACAACTATGTCCGCTTGGCCTCTATTTCTGCTG ACTCTGATGTTGGCATGACAACTGTGAATCGCTGCCTGGATGCAGCCAAGGCTTGCAATGTGGACGACTTGTGCCAGAAGCTCCGCACAGAATATGTCTCGGCTTGTATCAAACCCACTGCCAAGTCAGGCCTGTGCAACCGGCCCAAATGCAATAAGGCCCTGCGCAGGTTCTTTGACCGTGTTCCTGCTGATTATACACATGAGCTGCTCTTCTGCCCATGTACGGACACAGCCTGTGCAGAGCGTCGAAGGCAGACCATTGTACCCAGCTGCTCATATGAAACGGTGGATAAACCCAACTGCATTGCACAGATGAGGATCTGCAAAGCTGACTATGTGTGCAG gtCTCGTCTGGCACAATTTCAGTATGACTGCGAACCGTCCAAAACATCTGCCAGTGGCTGCAAGCAAGAGAACTATGGAGCCTGCCTCCTCGCCTACACAGGGCTTATAG GAAGTACAATAACTCCCAACTATGTTGACAACTCCACGTCCAGCGTAGCCCCATGGTGCTCATGCTCAGCCAGTGGGAGCCAGAGAGAAGAGTGTGAGAATTTCCTGGGATATTTCACAGACAACATCTGTCTCA GTAATGCGTTCATGATGTTTGGAAGGGAATCAGACCAACAGCCGACTCACAGCCAGTACAGCACAACCAGCCAAGGCAGAAGAGAAAACAGCAGCACCACCTCTCCACCCGGAACCATAGAAACTATGAGGAACATTCTGGATACAATAATACCAACACAG GTCTTGGGAAATGAATTACTGGTGGGCCACTCCACCATGTCATCTAACAGTCTCCTAAACGCTGCCTCACCTCACAGTCTAATGCTTCAAGCTGCCTGCAGCCTTCTGTTGCTACTCCTTCAAATCCTTATCAATGAACGCTAA